Proteins from a genomic interval of Treponema brennaborense DSM 12168:
- a CDS encoding ABC transporter ATP-binding protein yields the protein MNVLEVTGLCKSYPGFALSDVSFSLEKGKITGFIGRNGAGKSTTLNSLLHFVHPDAGTITFFGKNVSEHELDIKQKVGFVSSGMTYYPKKKIKHITAVTRSFYRGWDETAYAEYMRAFNLDENKTPSQLSAGMKIKYALTLALSHNAELFVLDEPTSGLDPVSRDELLDIFMDLCDEGKSVLFSTHITSDLDKCADNIIYIKNGRILAESELRAFVGMYKTVSFAEPDIRLTAAQKEHLIGISRSKTGYTALIRTGAPEIPGITAAAADLESVMIHLEKQPAP from the coding sequence GTGAACGTACTTGAAGTAACCGGCCTGTGCAAATCGTATCCGGGATTCGCGCTGAGCGACGTATCGTTTTCCCTTGAAAAAGGGAAAATCACCGGCTTCATCGGCCGCAACGGTGCCGGAAAATCAACGACGCTCAATTCACTGCTGCATTTCGTGCATCCCGACGCGGGAACGATCACCTTTTTCGGCAAAAACGTTTCGGAACACGAACTCGACATAAAGCAGAAAGTCGGTTTCGTTTCAAGCGGCATGACGTACTATCCCAAGAAAAAAATCAAACATATTACGGCGGTAACCCGATCGTTTTACCGCGGCTGGGATGAAACGGCGTACGCCGAATATATGCGCGCGTTCAACCTCGACGAAAATAAAACGCCGTCGCAGCTTTCAGCCGGAATGAAAATAAAATATGCGCTCACGCTCGCGCTTTCACACAACGCGGAATTGTTCGTTTTGGACGAACCGACGAGCGGCCTCGACCCGGTGTCACGCGACGAATTGCTCGACATTTTCATGGATCTCTGCGACGAGGGAAAATCCGTATTATTTTCCACGCACATAACTTCGGACTTGGATAAATGTGCGGACAACATCATTTATATAAAAAACGGCCGTATTCTGGCCGAATCGGAGCTGCGGGCCTTCGTCGGTATGTATAAAACGGTTTCGTTTGCCGAGCCCGATATCCGGCTGACTGCCGCCCAAAAGGAACATTTGATCGGTATAAGCCGCAGCAAAACCGGATACACCGCGCTGATACGCACCGGCGCGCCGGAAATTCCCGGCATCACCGCCGCCGCGGCGGATCTGGAATCCGTTATGATTCATCTGGAAAAACAACCCGCGCCCTGA
- a CDS encoding PTS transporter subunit EIIB: protein MTSSVWTKTTCQLFFKSLGKMENIMEITNCATRLRVKMKNDVRIDKNTLLQLPGVKGIIERRNEVHLIIGWEAGAIKKLCSETYEYITADASSDAGT from the coding sequence GTGACCTCTTCCGTCTGGACAAAAACGACCTGCCAATTGTTTTTCAAATCACTCGGCAAAATGGAAAACATCATGGAAATAACGAACTGCGCTACCCGACTGCGCGTAAAAATGAAAAACGATGTGCGGATAGATAAAAACACGCTTTTGCAGTTACCCGGAGTAAAAGGAATTATCGAACGCCGAAACGAAGTACATTTGATTATCGGGTGGGAGGCCGGCGCCATCAAAAAGCTCTGTTCCGAAACGTACGAGTACATAACTGCGGACGCAAGCTCTGATGCCGGCACTTGA
- a CDS encoding AbrB/MazE/SpoVT family DNA-binding domain-containing protein — protein MNNTPPPGKHAWIVKVGEKGQFVIPKEAREIFGIKPGDTLLLLGDEKQGIAIPPKAMFAKLTETIFGSSGSAALEEDADRERT, from the coding sequence ATGAACAACACACCGCCGCCCGGGAAACACGCCTGGATCGTCAAAGTGGGAGAAAAAGGGCAATTCGTTATCCCCAAAGAAGCGCGGGAAATTTTCGGCATCAAGCCGGGAGACACGCTGCTTTTGCTCGGAGATGAAAAACAGGGTATCGCCATTCCGCCGAAAGCGATGTTTGCAAAACTGACGGAAACCATATTCGGCAGCTCCGGCAGCGCCGCATTGGAGGAGGACGCCGATCGTGAACGTACTTGA